In Microbacterium galbinum, a single window of DNA contains:
- the dapD gene encoding 2,3,4,5-tetrahydropyridine-2,6-dicarboxylate N-succinyltransferase: protein MTDARTVWGIGLSTIAGDGTVLDAWYAALGTGALPSDAAADLDGLTGPDARRNVTVEPVRLEIDLDAAPASTADAYLRLHALSHLLVRPNELNLDGIFGHLPNVAWTNAGPVLPADAARLRPQLQRAGIQVQGLDKFPRLTDYLQPQGVRIADASRVRLGAHLAPGTTVMHEGFVNFNAGTLGASMVEGRISQGVVVGDGSDIGGGASIMGTLSGGGSHRVSIGSRTLLGANAGIGISLGDDCVVEAGLYVTAGTKIVLVDGPVTAEGTRTSVKGAELSGQNGLLFRRNSISGAVEAVRRAGVGVTLNEALHA from the coding sequence ATGACTGATGCGCGCACCGTGTGGGGAATCGGACTCTCGACCATCGCCGGCGACGGCACGGTTCTCGACGCCTGGTACGCCGCCCTCGGCACCGGCGCCCTGCCCTCGGATGCCGCGGCAGATCTCGACGGACTCACGGGTCCCGACGCACGGCGCAACGTCACCGTCGAGCCCGTGCGGCTCGAGATCGACCTCGATGCCGCCCCGGCCTCGACCGCCGACGCCTATCTGCGTCTGCACGCGCTCTCGCACCTGCTCGTGCGCCCGAACGAGCTGAACCTCGACGGGATCTTCGGTCACCTCCCGAACGTCGCCTGGACGAACGCCGGCCCCGTGCTCCCCGCCGATGCCGCCCGCCTGCGTCCGCAGCTCCAGCGTGCGGGAATCCAGGTGCAGGGGCTCGACAAGTTCCCCCGCCTGACCGACTACCTGCAGCCGCAGGGCGTGCGCATCGCCGACGCCTCGCGCGTGCGCCTCGGCGCCCACCTCGCGCCGGGGACCACCGTGATGCACGAGGGATTCGTCAACTTCAACGCGGGCACCCTCGGGGCCTCGATGGTCGAGGGCCGCATCTCGCAGGGCGTCGTCGTGGGCGACGGCAGCGACATCGGTGGCGGCGCATCGATCATGGGAACCCTCTCGGGCGGGGGCTCGCACCGCGTCTCGATCGGGTCGCGCACGCTCCTGGGCGCGAACGCCGGTATCGGCATCTCGCTGGGCGACGACTGCGTGGTCGAGGCGGGCCTCTACGTCACCGCCGGCACCAAGATCGTGCTCGTCGACGGCCCCGTGACGGCCGAGGGCACCCGCACCAGCGTGAAGGGCGCAGAGCTGTCGGGGCAGAACGGACTGCTGTTCCGCCGCAACTCGATCAGCGGCGCGGTCGAGGCCGTGCGTCGCGCGGGCGTCGGTGTCACGCTCAACGAGGCGCTGCACGCCTGA
- a CDS encoding DEAD/DEAH box helicase produces MPTFLELGVPAELAAVLADSGKTEAFAIQRDTLPDSLAGRDLLGRGRTGSGKTIAFALPLVARLAASGKQRRAGLPRGLVLAPTRELATQIAATISPLAEAAGLRVTTVFGGVSQRPQEQALRGGVDIVVACPGRLEDLMKQQIVRLSAVEVAVLDEADHMADLGFLPGVTRILTATPAGGQRLLFSATLDRGIDSLARRFLSNPVSHEVDEESVPVGEMTHRVLVVDSTENKTTLVRDLASGTGRRILFTRTKHQAKKLAKQLTAAGIPAVDLHGNLSQNARERNLGAFSSDPADGGVRVLVATDVAARGVHVDNVDLVVHVDPPMEHKAYLHRSGRTARAGAAGTVVTVVLPEQRRDVKDLLRKAAIVAPLEDVTAGAVTELVPERAPHVRPAPVQAPQRQAPKQRPAGGERSGAANPPARRRRPRSGGGQGQSQGGGFARQGGQGRQGGQGGQSRQGGRGSQGR; encoded by the coding sequence ATGCCTACTTTCCTCGAACTCGGCGTTCCCGCCGAACTCGCCGCCGTTCTCGCCGATTCCGGCAAGACCGAAGCCTTCGCGATCCAGCGCGACACCCTCCCCGACTCGCTCGCCGGCCGCGACCTGCTCGGTCGCGGTCGCACCGGCAGTGGCAAGACCATCGCCTTCGCTCTCCCCCTCGTCGCGCGCCTCGCCGCGTCCGGCAAGCAGCGCCGTGCGGGCCTCCCCCGCGGTCTGGTACTCGCCCCGACCCGTGAGCTCGCGACGCAGATCGCCGCAACGATCTCGCCCCTCGCCGAGGCCGCCGGCCTGCGCGTGACCACCGTCTTCGGCGGTGTCAGCCAGCGCCCGCAGGAGCAGGCGCTCCGTGGCGGCGTCGACATCGTCGTCGCGTGCCCCGGCCGCCTCGAAGACCTCATGAAGCAGCAGATCGTGCGGCTCAGCGCGGTCGAGGTCGCCGTACTCGACGAGGCCGACCACATGGCCGACCTCGGCTTCCTGCCCGGCGTCACGCGCATCCTCACCGCGACGCCGGCCGGCGGACAGCGCCTGCTCTTCAGCGCGACGCTCGACCGCGGCATCGATTCGCTCGCCCGCCGCTTCCTCTCGAACCCCGTCAGCCACGAGGTCGACGAGGAGAGCGTCCCCGTGGGCGAGATGACGCACCGCGTGCTCGTCGTCGATTCCACCGAGAACAAGACGACCCTCGTGCGCGACCTCGCGTCGGGCACCGGTCGCCGCATCCTGTTCACCCGCACCAAGCACCAGGCGAAGAAGCTCGCCAAGCAGCTCACCGCTGCGGGCATCCCCGCCGTCGACCTGCACGGCAACCTCTCGCAGAACGCCCGCGAGCGCAACCTCGGCGCGTTCTCGTCGGACCCCGCCGACGGCGGCGTGCGCGTGCTGGTCGCGACCGACGTCGCGGCCCGCGGCGTGCACGTCGACAACGTCGACCTGGTCGTTCACGTCGACCCGCCCATGGAGCACAAGGCGTACCTGCACCGCTCGGGCCGCACCGCCCGCGCCGGTGCCGCCGGTACCGTCGTCACGGTCGTGCTCCCCGAGCAGCGCCGCGACGTCAAGGACCTGCTGCGCAAGGCCGCGATCGTCGCCCCGCTCGAAGACGTCACCGCCGGCGCCGTGACCGAGCTCGTCCCGGAGCGCGCACCGCACGTGCGTCCCGCCCCGGTGCAGGCTCCGCAGCGTCAGGCTCCGAAGCAGCGCCCGGCCGGTGGCGAGCGCAGCGGCGCGGCGAACCCGCCCGCACGCCGTCGTCGCCCCCGCTCCGGTGGCGGTCAGGGCCAGAGCCAGGGCGGCGGTTTCGCGCGCCAGGGCGGCCAGGGTCGTCAGGGCGGCCAGGGTGGACAGTCCCGCCAGGGCGGCCGCGGTTCGCAGGGACGCTGA
- a CDS encoding citrate synthase, producing MSAAADQQATAKLTIGDTTAEFPVLQGTAGHNSIDFSTLTRQTGYTGLDYGFVNTASTKSDITFIDGDKGILRYRGYPIEQLAGRTSYLEVAWLLIYGELPSESELAEFDEKIRRHTLLHEDLKHFFSALPHTAHPMSVLSSAVAALSTYYEGQTDPHNPEHVEINTIRMLAKLPVIAAYAHKKSVGQAFLYPDNSLGFVENFLKLNFGVNSEPYEINPVMSKALELLLILHEDHEQNASTSTVRLVGSTGANQFASVSAGIQALSGPLHGGANEAVLTMLGQIRDSGQSVSRFVERVKNKEEGVKLMGFGHRVYKNYDPRAKLVKDAADEVLASLGVTDPLLDLAKELEEIALADDYFRERRLYPNVDFYTGVIYKAMGFPTRMFTVLFAIGRLPGWLAQWRELQLDPQTKIGRPQQLYTGSPERSYPNR from the coding sequence GTGAGTGCAGCGGCAGACCAGCAGGCCACGGCGAAGCTGACGATCGGTGACACGACCGCCGAGTTCCCCGTGCTGCAGGGCACGGCGGGCCACAACAGCATCGACTTCTCGACGCTGACCCGCCAGACCGGCTACACCGGGCTCGACTACGGGTTCGTCAATACGGCGTCGACGAAGTCCGACATCACCTTCATCGACGGCGACAAGGGCATCCTGCGCTACCGCGGGTACCCGATCGAGCAGCTCGCCGGTCGCACCAGCTACCTCGAGGTCGCCTGGCTGCTCATCTACGGCGAGCTCCCCTCGGAGTCCGAGCTGGCCGAGTTCGACGAGAAGATCCGTCGCCACACGCTGCTGCACGAAGACCTCAAGCACTTCTTCTCGGCACTGCCGCACACGGCGCACCCGATGTCGGTGCTGTCCTCGGCCGTCGCCGCGCTCTCGACCTACTACGAGGGCCAGACCGACCCGCACAACCCCGAGCACGTCGAGATCAACACGATCCGCATGCTCGCGAAGCTCCCGGTGATCGCGGCCTACGCGCACAAGAAGAGCGTCGGTCAGGCCTTCCTCTACCCCGACAACTCGCTCGGCTTCGTCGAGAACTTCCTCAAGCTCAACTTCGGCGTCAACTCCGAGCCCTACGAGATCAACCCGGTCATGTCGAAGGCGCTCGAGCTCCTGCTGATCCTGCACGAGGACCACGAGCAGAACGCGTCGACCTCGACCGTGCGACTGGTCGGATCGACCGGGGCGAACCAGTTCGCGTCGGTGTCCGCCGGCATCCAGGCCCTCTCGGGGCCGCTGCACGGCGGGGCCAACGAGGCCGTTCTCACGATGCTCGGCCAGATCCGCGACTCGGGTCAGAGCGTCTCGCGCTTCGTCGAGCGGGTGAAGAACAAGGAAGAGGGCGTGAAGCTGATGGGCTTCGGGCACCGGGTCTACAAGAACTACGACCCGCGCGCCAAGCTCGTCAAGGACGCCGCCGACGAGGTCCTCGCCTCCCTCGGCGTCACCGACCCGCTCCTCGACCTCGCGAAGGAGCTCGAGGAGATCGCTCTCGCCGACGACTACTTCCGCGAGCGTCGTCTGTATCCGAACGTCGATTTCTACACCGGCGTGATCTACAAGGCGATGGGGTTCCCCACGCGCATGTTCACGGTGCTGTTCGCCATCGGCCGTCTGCCCGGCTGGCTTGCGCAGTGGCGCGAGCTGCAGCTCGACCCGCAGACCAAGATCGGTCGCCCGCAGCAGCTGTACACCGGGTCTCCGGAGCGTTCGTACCCGAACCGCTGA
- the dapC gene encoding succinyldiaminopimelate transaminase has product MSVRDLADYPWDAVVPFRERASAHAGGLVDLSVGSPVDPTPEIIRRALAEATDAHAYPQTVGTPALREAIVSWYARRRGVDDLTVANVLPTIGSKEFVALLPTLLGLGEGDIVVHPEIAYPTYDVGARVVGATPLPADDPADWPEGTKLIWINTPGNPDGRTWTVSELAAAVRRARELDAVIASDECYAELGWDGAWATEAIPSILDPRVTGGSRANLLSVYSLSKQSNLAGYRAAFVAGCARIVADLLTARKHLGLMPPEPVQHAMAVALGDDEHVAAQKELYRERRELLRPAVEAAGFRLDGSEAGLYLWVTEGRDAWESMARLADLGILAGPGPFYGAAAASHVRLALTAPTERVAEAARRLHAAAS; this is encoded by the coding sequence GTGAGCGTCCGCGACCTCGCCGACTACCCCTGGGACGCCGTCGTCCCCTTCCGCGAGCGGGCGTCCGCGCACGCCGGCGGACTCGTCGACCTCTCCGTCGGGTCGCCCGTCGATCCCACGCCCGAGATCATCCGGCGCGCTCTCGCCGAGGCGACGGACGCGCACGCCTACCCGCAGACCGTCGGTACACCGGCACTGCGCGAGGCGATCGTCTCCTGGTACGCGCGTCGCCGCGGGGTCGATGACCTCACCGTCGCGAACGTGCTGCCCACGATCGGCTCGAAGGAGTTCGTGGCGCTCCTCCCGACCCTCCTCGGGCTGGGAGAGGGCGACATCGTCGTGCACCCCGAGATCGCCTACCCCACCTATGACGTCGGAGCACGCGTGGTCGGAGCGACGCCGCTTCCCGCCGATGACCCGGCGGACTGGCCCGAGGGCACCAAGCTGATCTGGATCAACACTCCGGGCAATCCCGACGGTCGCACCTGGACGGTCTCGGAGCTCGCCGCCGCGGTGCGCCGTGCGCGCGAGCTGGATGCCGTCATCGCGAGCGACGAGTGCTACGCGGAGCTCGGCTGGGACGGCGCCTGGGCGACCGAGGCGATCCCGTCGATCCTCGATCCGCGGGTGACCGGGGGGTCGCGGGCCAACCTGCTCAGCGTCTACTCGCTGAGCAAGCAGTCGAACCTCGCGGGCTACCGCGCCGCCTTCGTCGCCGGCTGCGCGCGCATCGTCGCCGACCTGCTCACCGCCCGCAAGCACCTCGGCCTCATGCCGCCCGAACCCGTGCAGCACGCCATGGCGGTGGCGCTCGGCGACGACGAGCACGTCGCCGCCCAGAAGGAGCTCTACCGCGAACGGCGGGAGCTGCTGCGTCCCGCCGTGGAGGCCGCCGGGTTCCGTCTCGACGGCTCCGAAGCCGGTCTCTACCTCTGGGTGACCGAGGGGCGTGACGCATGGGAGTCGATGGCTCGCCTCGCCGATCTCGGCATCCTGGCGGGTCCGGGTCCGTTCTACGGAGCAGCCGCCGCCTCGCACGTGCGTCTCGCGCTGACGGCGCCGACGGAGCGCGTCGCGGAGGCCGCTCGACGCCTGCACGCCGCCGCTTCGTAG
- the fdxA gene encoding ferredoxin, whose amino-acid sequence MTYVIALPCVDVKDRACIDECPVDCIYEGERSLYIHPDECVDCGACEPVCPVEAIYYEDDLPDEWQDYYKANVEFFDEVGSPGGAAKVGVIAHDHPIIAALPPQGE is encoded by the coding sequence GTGACGTATGTGATCGCCCTCCCGTGTGTCGATGTGAAGGACCGAGCCTGCATCGACGAATGCCCCGTCGACTGCATCTACGAAGGCGAGCGCTCCCTCTACATCCATCCGGACGAGTGCGTCGACTGCGGCGCCTGCGAGCCGGTGTGCCCCGTCGAGGCGATCTACTACGAGGACGACCTGCCCGATGAGTGGCAGGACTACTACAAGGCGAACGTCGAGTTCTTCGACGAGGTCGGCTCGCCCGGAGGCGCGGCCAAGGTCGGCGTCATCGCGCACGACCACCCGATCATCGCGGCCCTGCCGCCCCAGGGCGAGTAG
- a CDS encoding histidinol dehydrogenase — protein MGVSRLSRVLSWVASALVGGVYGVAGTIAHSQTWGPIPTGMIVGAIACAAILVAIRVLTHDRGAAVAAGLGMVGMLLLISGRGPGGSVVVENTLAGQIWTYLIAAIVLVVIAWPSFRSVPVATEAEK, from the coding sequence GTGGGCGTGAGTCGGTTGTCGAGAGTTCTGTCGTGGGTGGCCTCGGCCCTGGTCGGTGGCGTCTACGGTGTCGCCGGAACGATCGCGCACAGCCAGACCTGGGGTCCGATCCCGACCGGCATGATCGTCGGAGCGATCGCGTGCGCGGCGATCCTCGTCGCCATCCGCGTGCTCACCCACGACCGCGGCGCCGCCGTCGCGGCCGGCCTCGGGATGGTGGGCATGCTGCTCTTGATCTCCGGCCGGGGCCCCGGCGGATCCGTCGTCGTCGAGAACACGCTCGCGGGACAGATCTGGACGTACCTGATCGCCGCGATCGTTCTCGTCGTCATCGCGTGGCCGTCGTTCCGGTCGGTGCCCGTCGCCACGGAGGCGGAGAAGTAG
- a CDS encoding AzlD domain-containing protein → MTLWSAILLAALVCLSLKAVGYLVPPKVLEAPRPARISDLLTVALLAALVAVQTLGDGQAIVVDARVPALLVAAGLLWLRQSFLVVVFAAALTAALLRLFGLAA, encoded by the coding sequence ATGACACTGTGGAGTGCGATCCTGCTGGCGGCTCTCGTCTGCCTGTCGCTGAAGGCCGTCGGATACCTCGTGCCGCCGAAGGTGCTCGAGGCGCCCCGACCCGCGCGTATCTCCGACCTGCTGACCGTCGCCCTGCTCGCGGCGCTCGTCGCGGTGCAGACGCTGGGCGACGGTCAGGCGATCGTCGTCGATGCGCGCGTGCCCGCTCTGCTCGTCGCGGCGGGTCTGCTGTGGCTGCGGCAGTCCTTCCTCGTCGTGGTGTTCGCGGCGGCGCTCACCGCTGCCCTCCTGCGTCTGTTCGGACTCGCGGCCTGA
- a CDS encoding AzlC family ABC transporter permease, translating into MTAEREVWREALGVVLATSAYGISFGALAVAAGLDVWQTCVLSLLMFTGGSQFAFVGVFAAGGVTALPSAIASAVLLGVRNVAYGMRMSPVIGGGPATRALAAHFTIDESTAVAIAQSDPRLRRVGFWVTGIGIFVGWNITTLIGALVGNVLGDPKDWGLDAAAAAAFLALLWPRLQQRQAIAVGIAAAVVAAALTPFLLPGLPVLVAALVAVIVGWFNWLGRPASDGRAADADEKGES; encoded by the coding sequence GTGACCGCCGAGCGCGAGGTCTGGCGCGAGGCCCTCGGCGTCGTACTGGCGACGAGCGCGTACGGCATCTCGTTCGGTGCCCTCGCCGTCGCCGCCGGGCTCGACGTCTGGCAGACCTGCGTGCTGAGCCTGCTCATGTTCACGGGAGGATCGCAGTTCGCCTTCGTCGGGGTCTTCGCGGCCGGCGGTGTCACGGCGCTCCCCTCGGCGATCGCCTCGGCCGTCCTCCTCGGCGTGCGCAACGTCGCCTACGGCATGCGCATGTCGCCGGTCATCGGGGGAGGGCCCGCGACCCGTGCGCTGGCCGCCCACTTCACGATCGACGAATCGACGGCGGTGGCGATCGCCCAGAGCGATCCGCGCCTGCGCCGGGTCGGATTCTGGGTCACCGGCATCGGGATCTTCGTCGGCTGGAACATCACCACCCTCATCGGCGCCCTCGTCGGCAACGTGCTCGGCGATCCGAAGGACTGGGGGCTGGATGCCGCCGCGGCGGCCGCCTTCCTGGCGCTGCTGTGGCCGCGCCTGCAGCAACGCCAGGCGATCGCGGTCGGGATCGCCGCCGCCGTCGTCGCCGCGGCGCTCACGCCCTTCCTCCTCCCCGGTCTGCCGGTGCTCGTCGCGGCCCTCGTAGCCGTGATCGTCGGGTGGTTCAACTGGCTGGGGCGCCCGGCATCCGACGGCCGCGCAGCGGATGCCGATGAGAAGGGGGAGTCATGA
- a CDS encoding helix-turn-helix domain-containing protein, with translation MEDLRARIARTLRREREAAALSVSELARRAGVSKATVSQLESGAGNPSVETLWALGVALDVPFAVFVDPPQSGPTLIRREDLSGVPSSAAAYSATLLAASPPGARRDLYLISAEPGQARRSDPHHPGTIEHVVLISGQAKVGPAEAAALLNPGDYLTYPGDAPHVFEATAPSTSAVLISELR, from the coding sequence ATGGAGGATCTCCGCGCCCGCATCGCCCGCACGCTGCGCCGGGAGCGTGAAGCCGCAGCCCTCTCGGTCTCGGAACTCGCTCGGCGCGCCGGCGTCTCGAAGGCCACCGTGTCGCAGCTCGAGAGCGGAGCCGGAAACCCGAGCGTCGAGACCCTCTGGGCGCTCGGCGTCGCACTCGACGTGCCGTTCGCCGTCTTCGTCGACCCGCCCCAGAGCGGGCCCACGCTCATCCGCCGGGAGGATCTCAGCGGCGTCCCGTCCTCGGCCGCCGCGTACAGCGCCACCCTGCTGGCCGCTTCCCCGCCCGGCGCACGGCGCGACCTGTACCTGATCTCCGCCGAACCGGGCCAGGCCCGACGCTCCGATCCGCACCACCCCGGGACCATCGAGCACGTGGTGCTGATCTCGGGGCAGGCGAAGGTCGGCCCCGCCGAGGCCGCCGCACTGCTGAACCCGGGCGACTACCTCACCTACCCGGGCGACGCCCCGCACGTGTTCGAGGCCACGGCCCCGAGCACGAGCGCCGTGCTGATCTCCGAGCTGCGCTGA